The Dokdonella koreensis DS-123 genome has a segment encoding these proteins:
- a CDS encoding DUF2333 family protein codes for MQQTVPPRRSWLARSLLGVVGLYVLVVVALMWWWDDEPPRFDVAQAAQARLGPGQSLTTGYVTVSTLIGSAEVLLDKRGGYLSNDKLPPGVLMDNVPNWEFGVLTATRDLARALRNDFSRSQSQSAEDKDLQEADPLFNSPSDRWLLPSSEGQYRKAIRRVEGYAARLADPGRGGAQFFARADNLADYLQVASGRLGSLSQRLSASVGQVRLETSLGDPGDGATSASGPLLVKTPWLKIDDNFYEARGYTWALREQLEAIAIDFGPVLRDKNAVASLEQVIRELEEAQHSIWSPMILNGSPYGFFANHSLVLANYVSRANAALIELRTLLRRG; via the coding sequence ATGCAGCAGACCGTACCGCCGCGCCGCTCCTGGCTGGCGCGTTCGCTCCTGGGCGTGGTCGGGCTCTATGTCCTGGTCGTCGTGGCGCTGATGTGGTGGTGGGACGACGAGCCGCCGCGCTTCGACGTCGCGCAGGCGGCGCAGGCGCGCCTGGGACCGGGCCAGTCCCTGACCACCGGCTATGTGACCGTTTCCACGCTGATCGGCTCGGCCGAGGTCCTGCTGGACAAGCGCGGCGGCTATCTCAGCAACGACAAGCTGCCGCCCGGCGTGCTGATGGACAACGTGCCGAACTGGGAATTCGGCGTGCTGACCGCCACCCGCGACCTGGCGCGCGCGCTGCGCAACGACTTCAGCCGCTCGCAGAGCCAGTCCGCCGAGGACAAGGACCTGCAGGAGGCCGATCCGCTGTTCAACTCGCCCAGCGACCGCTGGCTGCTGCCCAGCTCCGAAGGCCAGTACCGCAAGGCGATCCGCCGGGTCGAGGGCTATGCCGCGCGCCTGGCCGACCCGGGCCGCGGCGGCGCCCAGTTCTTCGCCCGCGCCGACAACCTCGCCGACTACCTGCAGGTCGCTTCCGGGCGGCTCGGCTCGCTCTCGCAGCGGCTTTCGGCCAGCGTCGGCCAGGTGCGGCTGGAGACCAGCCTGGGCGACCCCGGCGACGGCGCGACGTCCGCGAGCGGGCCGCTGCTGGTCAAGACGCCCTGGCTCAAGATCGACGACAACTTCTACGAGGCACGCGGCTATACCTGGGCGCTGCGCGAGCAGCTCGAGGCGATCGCGATCGACTTCGGGCCGGTGCTGCGCGACAAGAACGCCGTGGCGAGCCTGGAGCAGGTCATCCGCGAGCTGGAGGAAGCCCAGCATTCGATCTGGAGCCCGATGATCCTCAACGGCTCGCCGTACGGCTTCTTCGCCAATCATTCGCTGGTGCTCGCCAACTACGTCTCGCGGGCCAATGCCGCGCTGATCGAATTGCGTACGCTGCTGCGGCGCGGTTGA
- a CDS encoding sensor histidine kinase has translation MSESTVPVFRSLVSGTPRLFWILQTAGWLGYFTLNALAALGYGKPLFYLWVSAGSAVAGFVVTALLRLGYRAVGGWPVRRMIVASTVLLVAATAIYAKACAEILFGVCATCRPASPAGYIAHFGTSLYVILSWSGFYFGIRFGRQLARERETALKATAMAHEAQLKMLRYQLNPHFLFNTLNAISTLILDDQNVTANRMVGALSGFLRHTLDSDPVQLVALGEELDALERYLGIEQLRFGERLRVRVEAGAEARRGRVPSLVLQPLIENSIKYAVAPRADGGTIEIGAQVRGDRLHILVRDDGPGLPPKTSCTGVGLANTRERLRVLYGARQHMGTRNLAPRGLEILLDLPFDPVPEGGAPR, from the coding sequence ATGAGCGAATCGACCGTTCCCGTCTTCCGCAGCCTGGTATCGGGTACGCCGCGCCTGTTCTGGATCCTGCAGACGGCCGGCTGGCTCGGTTACTTCACGTTGAACGCGCTGGCCGCACTGGGCTACGGCAAGCCGCTGTTCTACCTGTGGGTATCGGCCGGCTCGGCGGTCGCCGGCTTCGTGGTCACCGCGCTGCTGCGGCTCGGCTACCGTGCGGTCGGCGGCTGGCCGGTACGGCGCATGATCGTCGCGTCGACCGTGCTGCTCGTCGCCGCGACGGCGATCTACGCCAAGGCCTGTGCCGAGATCCTGTTCGGGGTCTGCGCGACCTGCCGGCCCGCCAGCCCGGCCGGCTACATCGCCCATTTCGGCACCTCGCTCTACGTGATCCTGTCCTGGAGCGGGTTCTACTTCGGGATTCGCTTCGGCCGCCAGCTGGCGCGCGAGCGCGAAACGGCGCTCAAGGCCACCGCGATGGCGCACGAGGCGCAGCTGAAGATGCTGCGCTACCAGCTGAACCCGCATTTCCTGTTCAACACGCTCAACGCGATCTCGACGCTGATCCTCGACGACCAGAACGTGACCGCCAATCGCATGGTCGGCGCGCTGTCGGGCTTCCTGCGCCACACGCTCGATTCCGACCCGGTGCAGCTGGTCGCGCTCGGCGAGGAACTGGACGCGCTCGAGCGCTATCTCGGGATCGAGCAGCTGCGCTTCGGCGAGCGCCTGCGCGTGCGGGTCGAGGCCGGCGCCGAAGCGCGGCGCGGACGCGTGCCGAGCCTGGTCCTGCAGCCGCTGATCGAGAACAGCATCAAGTACGCGGTCGCGCCGCGCGCCGACGGCGGCACGATCGAGATCGGCGCCCAGGTGCGCGGCGACCGCCTGCACATCCTGGTGCGCGACGACGGACCGGGACTGCCGCCCAAGACTTCCTGCACCGGCGTGGGCCTGGCCAACACGCGCGAGCGGCTGCGCGTGCTCTACGGGGCGCGCCAGCACATGGGCACGCGCAACCTCGCCCCGCGCGGGCTGGAGATCCTGCTCGACCTGCCGTTCGATCCGGTCCCCGAAGGAGGCGCGCCACGATGA
- a CDS encoding LytR/AlgR family response regulator transcription factor, translating into MNPNLRVLIVDDEPLARRGLELRLARHADVTIVGQAGNGHEAFLAIARVRPDLLFLDVQMPEVDGFALLRALPAEQLPMTVFVTAYDQYALDAFAASAIDYLLKPVDDARLDQALARAREALASRAAGQHRDRLLGLLAQVSGRPGLSLVDALSGDVAAPCDKLAFRDGDRTVRLDPADVRWIDAAGDYLCIHATTETLVLRATMREMEQRLDPRRFVRIHRSTIVNRDCVRELRSHVNGEYFVTLQTGQTLKLSRSYKDKAALLH; encoded by the coding sequence ATGAACCCGAACCTGCGCGTCCTCATCGTCGACGACGAGCCGCTGGCCCGGCGGGGCCTGGAGCTGCGGCTGGCCCGCCATGCGGACGTCACGATCGTCGGCCAGGCCGGCAACGGCCACGAGGCGTTCCTGGCGATCGCCCGCGTGCGGCCGGACCTGCTGTTCCTCGACGTGCAGATGCCGGAAGTGGACGGCTTCGCGCTGCTGCGGGCGCTGCCGGCCGAACAGCTGCCGATGACGGTCTTCGTCACCGCCTACGACCAGTACGCGCTCGATGCCTTCGCGGCGAGCGCGATCGACTACCTGCTCAAGCCGGTCGACGACGCGCGCCTGGACCAGGCGCTGGCACGCGCACGCGAGGCGCTGGCATCGCGCGCGGCCGGCCAGCACCGCGACCGGCTGCTCGGCCTGCTCGCGCAGGTCTCCGGGCGACCGGGGCTCAGCCTGGTCGATGCCCTTTCCGGCGATGTCGCCGCCCCCTGCGACAAGCTGGCGTTTCGCGACGGCGACCGTACCGTGCGCCTGGACCCCGCCGACGTCCGCTGGATCGATGCGGCGGGCGACTACCTGTGCATCCACGCCACCACCGAGACGCTGGTGCTTCGCGCGACCATGCGCGAGATGGAGCAGCGCCTCGATCCGCGGCGTTTCGTGCGCATCCACCGCTCGACGATCGTCAATCGCGATTGCGTGCGCGAGCTGCGTTCGCACGTCAACGGCGAGTACTTCGTGACGCTCCAGACCGGGCAGACGCTCAAGCTCTCGCGCAGCTACAAGGACAAGGCCGCGCTGCTGCACTGA
- a CDS encoding DsbA family oxidoreductase, whose protein sequence is MSAAAGPARIRIDFVSDVVCPWCAIGLYSLEQAIARIGDAIAVDLHFQPFELNPGMAREGEAIDAHLAHKYGITPDQIAENQARLRERGAAVGVVFGPRTRIYNTFDAHRLLHAAALEGQGRDRALKHALLRAYFTDGADISSHGTLLALAGEAGLDVAEADALLQSDRHADAVRAQEAFYHRNGIRSVPAVILNERHLVSGGQPPEVFEQALRQVAGLA, encoded by the coding sequence ATGTCCGCCGCCGCCGGTCCCGCCCGTATCCGGATCGATTTCGTTTCCGATGTCGTGTGCCCCTGGTGCGCGATCGGCCTGTATTCGCTCGAACAGGCGATCGCGCGCATCGGCGATGCGATCGCGGTCGATCTGCACTTCCAGCCGTTCGAACTCAATCCCGGCATGGCGCGGGAGGGCGAGGCGATCGACGCGCACCTGGCGCACAAGTACGGCATCACGCCGGACCAGATCGCCGAAAACCAGGCCCGCCTGCGCGAGCGCGGGGCGGCGGTGGGCGTCGTGTTCGGTCCGCGGACGCGCATCTACAACACCTTCGACGCGCACCGGCTGCTGCACGCGGCCGCGCTCGAAGGGCAGGGCCGGGACCGCGCACTCAAGCACGCGCTGCTGCGGGCCTACTTCACCGACGGCGCCGACATTTCCTCGCATGGAACGCTGCTCGCGCTGGCCGGGGAGGCCGGACTCGACGTCGCCGAAGCCGATGCGCTCCTGCAATCGGACCGCCACGCCGACGCGGTGCGCGCGCAGGAAGCGTTCTACCACCGCAACGGCATCCGGTCGGTCCCGGCGGTCATCCTCAACGAGCGCCACCTGGTCTCCGGGGGACAGCCGCCGGAGGTGTTCGAGCAGGCGCTGCGGCAGGTAGCCGGCCTGGCCTGA
- a CDS encoding TCR/Tet family MFS transporter, whose amino-acid sequence MSILPSSRRTAAVAFILVVAMLDIVAMGIVIPVLPPLIEAFAGSTAQAGVINGVFVALWALMQFIASPVIGTLSDQVGRRPVILISTAGLAADYLLMAVAPNLWWLALGRMIAGVTSASFTTVYAYMADITPPEGRARGYGLVGAAFSAGFVAGPLLGGVLGEVSPRAPFWVAAALSAVTFFYGLFVLPESLPADRRMRFTWRRANPFGALTLLRSHPELSGLAVVNFLLYFAHHVFSAVFVLYAAHRYGWSPWTVGVLLALAGALDMLVQGVLVGRAVKRFGDRATMIFGLFGGAVGLACMGLAPTGLLFALALLPNALWGLAMPTLLSLMTQRVSESEQGQLQGANMSVASVAGVLSPMFFGTVYAVSIGDAALLPLPGAAFLIAALVLLAAALLGWIVARRAWRAADASPATGEDGRGPM is encoded by the coding sequence ATGTCGATTCTTCCTTCGTCCCGGCGTACGGCCGCGGTCGCGTTCATCCTCGTCGTGGCGATGCTCGACATCGTCGCGATGGGCATCGTCATCCCGGTGCTGCCGCCGCTGATCGAGGCGTTCGCCGGCTCGACCGCACAGGCCGGCGTGATCAACGGCGTGTTCGTCGCGCTGTGGGCGCTGATGCAGTTCATCGCCTCGCCGGTGATCGGCACCCTGTCCGACCAGGTCGGCCGCCGTCCGGTCATCCTGATTTCGACGGCGGGACTGGCCGCCGACTACCTGCTGATGGCGGTGGCGCCGAACCTGTGGTGGCTGGCGCTGGGCCGCATGATCGCGGGCGTGACGTCGGCCAGCTTCACGACGGTGTACGCCTACATGGCCGACATCACGCCGCCGGAAGGGCGTGCGCGCGGCTACGGCCTGGTCGGCGCCGCGTTCAGCGCCGGCTTCGTCGCCGGCCCGCTGCTCGGCGGCGTGCTGGGCGAGGTGTCGCCGCGCGCACCCTTCTGGGTGGCGGCGGCGCTCAGCGCCGTCACCTTCTTCTACGGGCTCTTCGTACTGCCCGAGTCGCTGCCGGCCGATCGGCGGATGCGCTTCACCTGGCGGCGTGCCAATCCGTTCGGCGCGCTGACGCTGCTGCGCTCGCATCCGGAGTTGTCCGGCCTGGCCGTCGTCAACTTCCTGCTGTACTTCGCCCATCACGTGTTCTCGGCCGTGTTCGTGCTGTACGCGGCCCACCGCTACGGCTGGAGTCCGTGGACGGTCGGTGTCCTGCTGGCCCTCGCCGGGGCGCTGGACATGCTGGTGCAGGGCGTACTGGTCGGCCGCGCGGTCAAGCGCTTCGGCGATCGGGCGACGATGATCTTCGGCCTGTTCGGCGGTGCGGTGGGCCTGGCCTGCATGGGGCTGGCGCCGACCGGGCTGCTGTTCGCGCTGGCGCTGCTGCCGAACGCCCTGTGGGGCCTGGCGATGCCCACCTTGTTGTCGTTGATGACCCAGCGCGTCTCCGAATCGGAGCAGGGGCAGCTGCAGGGCGCGAACATGAGCGTCGCCAGCGTCGCCGGCGTGCTCTCGCCGATGTTCTTCGGCACCGTCTATGCGGTATCGATCGGGGATGCCGCGCTGTTGCCGCTGCCGGGCGCGGCGTTCCTGATCGCCGCCCTGGTCCTGCTCGCCGCGGCCCTGCTCGGCTGGATCGTCGCGCGCCGGGCCTGGCGTGCGGCGGACGCCTCGCCCGCAACCGGCGAGGACGGCCGCGGCCCGATGTGA